Below is a genomic region from Sneathia vaginalis.
AGTAGCACATCTAGTTTTAAAAGATAGTAAGAAGGATGTATTTATTGTAGTAAATCATTTGAAATCAAAGAGATTTGATGACAAGATTTATTCTAAAAATCAACCAGTTAAGAGAAAATCTGAAGACTTAAGAATACCTGAAGGTAAATATGTTGGACAATTCTTGAAAGAAATTAATAAGCAAAAACCTAATGCAATAATATTATCAATGGGAGATATGAATGACTTTGAATTTTCACCAACACTAAAGGCTATGAAAACAAACTTAATGGTAAGTGCTGTTGAAAGTTTACCTAAAAACCAAAGACACACATATGTTTATCAAGGAAATTCACAAGTATTAGATAATCTATTAGTTAACAAAAAATATGCAAAAGGGATGAAAGTTGATATTTTAAATATTAATTCAGAGTTCACAATATCACAAGGATACTTTAGTGATCATGATCCTGTATATATGCAAATTAATGTAAAATAGGTAGAAATATGAAAAAGATAATTTTAATTTTAATTACATTTTGTTTTTTACTTTGTTCCTGTGATAGAATGAGTTTTGAACCAAATTCTTCATATATACAAACAGTAAAAAAAATACAAATTAATTCTAGAAGTATTGAAGATATATTACAATGTATGTTTACTGAACTTACAACAGGTTCGGATGTTTTAATTGACAAAGATGCTATGAAGTGGGAAGTAGAAGGAAAAACTAAAACTGGAAGAGTTGTTGTTTGTAGTTATATGGGAATAAAGGTTGTAATACCAACAGAAATTGATGGAGACTATATTGAAGTTAATTCAAATAATGCTTATTACACAATTGATGGAGTAGAGAAGAAAGATATAAATATTCTTTTGTATAGATGGGATATAAGCAACAGAAAATATATTGATACTTTGAGAAAAATTAAAATTGACGGTAAGCCAATAGGAAAAATTGTGGTATTTCTATTTACCGAATTAACAACAAAATATCCTGATTGTAATCTAATTAATGAAAGAGATATAAAGTGGGAGGTAAAAGAAGTATCCAATGAAGGAAGAACTGTTACTTGTACTTACAAGAATATACAAGTTGTAATACCATCATTACTTTCTAAAGATAATATTAATGTATCACCATGGGATGCGTATTATACAATAAATGGTGAAAGACAAGACAATACAGAAACTTTGTCGTTTGAATGGGAGAAAGACCATTTAATAAGAGAAGGAACAAAAGAAATTTTAAATGGATTAGGTCCAGATGATGAGATTAGTACTAGACCAAGTACAGTATATAACGGGGATTCTGAATAGAAAGGGTGCACTATTTAGATATCCAAACTAAGGAATTTTCTAAGGATTGAAAAATTCGGCATAGTCGTTAAATATCGGCTATGCCGTTTTTGCAAAATAAAATAAAAAAATTCATAAATTTATACTATAATTTTGCTATATTTTTGAAAGTGATAAAGGAGATGCAAATGATACTTCCAGAATAAATAAAAAGACTCAGAATACGCTGTTTTCTAACACAGGAAGATTTTGCTAAGAAATTAGGTGTGGCATTTTCTACTGTGAATCGTTGGGAACAAGGCAAATCAAAATCGAACCTTGTTGCGATAAAAAGAACGCATGGCTAGACTATAAAGTTGGAGGGAAAAATAATGGTTGATACAAAGAAAGAACAGGAACGTGATGAAATCCATCGAGCAATATGGGCAATTGCAGATGAACTGCGTGGTGCTGTTGATGGATGGGATTTTAAGAATTATGTTCTTGGCACAATGTTCTATCGCTATATATCAGAAAATCTGACAAGCTATATTAATAATGGAGAAATTGAAGCAGGAAACACAGATTTTGATTTTGCACAGATGTCAGATGAAGATGCTGAAGAAGCAAGAGAAGGACTTGTAGAAGAAAAAGGATTTTTCATTCTTCCAAGCGAACTCTTTGCTAATATAAATAGGTTTATGAATTTTGAACTAAATATTCATATTATTAATTTTTTTATTAAAAGGCTAAGCAGCATTAAAAATAGTGAATGAGATGATTCAATATTAGATAAATAATCTTTGTTCGATCTAATCTTATGTATATACAATCTTCGTAGTTTGAGTGTATATCAATCAGCATACTTGATAAAATCCGAATATTATAGTATACTACAGCTAATATTAAAAGGAAAGGTGGGAAAATTGTGAAGTTATTTCTTCAAATGTCTCCATCGGTAACTGCCAAGGCACAATGTGTTTGCAGTCAATTTTTGATTGTCTAAAAAATTAAACATTTTGAAAGGAGAAATAATGGGAACAATAGTATCCGCTTTATTAGTTTTTGTCTCTACATCAATTGACTATTTAGTTGTTTTAACTATTTTATTCGCCAGTCAAGGCAAGAAAGGTTTGAAATCAATTTATGCAGGACAGTATTTAGGTACAGGACTACTTGTACTTGCTAGTCTTATTGCCGCTTACTTTTTAAATTTTATTCCACAAGATTGGATAATCGGTCTCCTTGGTCTAATTCCAATAGGTCTTGGTATAAGATCAATTTTTGTGGATGAAGATATTGATGAAGAAGACATCGAGGGAAAAATTACCAGAGATGGATCAAAAATCTTAGTATTTACAAGTTTAACAGTGGCAATGGGTGGAGATAATTTAGGAATTTATATACCCTATTTTACAGGAAAGAGTTTGATTGAGATTAGTATAAGTTTAATAATATTTGCGTTAGGAATTTTGATTCTATGCAAATTATCTCAAAATCTCGCCTCAATTTCTGCTATCGGAGAGATTGTAGAAAAGTATGAAAAAATAATTGTACCAGTCGTGTTTATTGGGCTCGGTCTCTATATATTGATTGAAAATGGAACGATTAATTATTTCATATCCCTAATCACAAGTTAATAGTTATTTTTATATTTCAGACCTATTAAAGGAAATATTAAGCAAATTTAGATTTAGAGATAATTTAAAACATAAGAAATATACTTATGGATATATTCTCACATACAACGCTTACTTAAAATATTAAAATTTATGCATACTGACCACTCAAGCCACGTTGAGACGGTGGCGTTATTGTCCAAACTAAACACTGAACATCATTTAGATATAGAAATAGCTGAAGATGAATTATCTGAAATTGACTTTTCAAAAGATGCAACTTATAGAGAAATTAAAAAGTATGTGTTAGATAAATATGGGTTAAAAGTTTCAAGCCTATATATTGCACAAGTAAAAAGGAAATCCTTATTACAATCAACAAGGCTATTGATGCCAGTCCTGAACTTCGCAGCAAGAAAGCACTCATTGAAACTTTTATCTCAAGAATTAACGAAGTGGAAGATATCATGACTGAATGGCACGATTACGTGATGGCGACATCAAGATTACAGGAACTGACATTGATAAGTTGATGCCTCCTGTTTCACGATTCGGTGGTAGCAAATTAAAGACATTCTTTGAGAAGTATTTTGGTATTGGTGGATCTGCATCATTAACAGAGGAACCACAGCCATTTACTTATAACACAACATCTGGACCTACCTTAATGGTTGCTGAGGATAAAGAGCCGTATAATACAAAATAATAAATAGTTCTAAGGTCGCAAATCACGACTTTTTGAAAAATAAAATGATCACACCAGAGTAAATCAATACTCTAGTGTGGTCGTTCTTTTTTTTGTACATATATTTAACTAAATATTAAAATATGATATAATTAAAATGATTGTACAAAGGAAGGTGATATTTTAGTGATGAAAAGAGTGGCAATAGTTTTAGCTAAAAGAACAGCAATAGGAGGTTACAAAAAAAGCTTTTTAGATAAAAATATTGTTGATGTTGCAACGAAATTAGTAACAAAAAGTATAGATAAAAAAATATTAAATAAAGTGGATGAAGTAATAATGGGTATGGTAATGCAATCAGGATATGGTCAAAATGTTGCAAGGCAGATATCAATTAATTCAGGTATACCAATACAAGCTAGTTCATATACTGTAAATATGGTGTGTGGATCTGGTATGAAAGCTGTAGAATTAGGTGCTAATTCAATACTTTTAGGTAAGAGTAAAATAGTTTTAGTTGGTGGACTAGAGAATATGAGTAATGTTGATTATTCTTTGTTACTTCGTGATGGACTAACTGATGTATTCAATGATTATCATATGGGGAAAACAGCAGAAAATGTAGCTAAAAAATACAATATCACAAGAAAAGACTGTGATGAATTTTCATTAAATAGTACAAAAAAAGCTATAGAAAATATAGATAAACTAAAAGAAGAAATAGTAGAATTAGAATATATTAATAGTGACGAACATATACGTCTAGATCAAAGCATAGAAAAATTATCTAGACTAAAGCCAGCATTTTTGGAGAATGGAGTAGTTACAGCAGGTAATGCAACAGGTCTAAATGATGGTGTTGCAATACTTCTTTTAATGGAAGAAAAAACTGCAAAAGAGTTTAACTTAGAAATTTTAGGATATATTAAAAATATTAAAAGTGTAGGACTAGACCCAGCATATATGGGACTTGGTCCAGTAGAAGCTATAAAGAAGACACTAGAAGAAGAAAAATTATCTAGTTCTAGTATAGACTTATTCGAAATAAATGAGGCGTTTGCTAGTCAGGTAATAGCATGTATAAGAGAATTAAAGATAGATGAGAAAAAGGTGAACGTAAATGGAGGTGCACTTGCTCTTGGACATCCTATAGGTGCAAGTGGTGCTAGAATAATAGTAACATTAATAAATGAAATGAAGAGAAGAAATTCTAAAAGAGGAATAGCCAGTCTTTGTGTTGGTGGAGGACAAGGGTTATGTACATTAATTGAAAGGGATAATTAGAATGAAAATTGGTATTGATAAGATGGGTATATATATACCTAGATATTATTTGGATATAAGGGACTTGGCTAAAGAACGTAATATAGATCCAGATAAGTTTGTAATAGGTCTTGGTCAAAGCAAGATGTCTGTTAATCCCATTAGTCAGGATATAGTGACATTTGGAGTTTTAGCAGCAGATAAGATATTAACAGATGAAGATAAGAAAAAAATAGATATGTTAATAGTTGGAACGGAAACAGGAGTAGACCAATCAAAATCTGCTAGTGCATTTATGCATTCTATACTTGGTATAAACGAATATTGTAGAAGTATAGAAATAAAGCAAGCATGTTATGGTGCAACAGCTGCCCTACAAGTAGCAAAAAATCATATACTAGTAAATCCAGATAGTAAAGTTTTGGTAATAGCAAGTGATATTGCAAAATATGGAATAAATACTAGTGGTGAATCAACACAAGGATGTGGAGCTGTAGCTATGCTTGTATCGAGAGATCCAAAGATGCTAGAAATATCTAATGAGTCTGTATGCTATACAAAAGATGTTATGGACTTTTTTAGACCAAATAATTCTACTTATGCCATAGCTAATGGTAAATTATCTACTAATACTTACCTTGAATCTTTAGAAAAAGTATATTATGAATTTTCTAATAGATTTGGTGAAAAGGATTTTAGTGCAATTTGTTTCCATATACCATATCCTAAATTAGGATTAAAGGGATTAAAAGAGATAAAAAGAGAAGACTTGTTGGAAGAATTTAATAATTCAATAATGTATAACAAAGAAATAGGGAATATTTATACAGGTTCACTATTCTTAAGTCTAATTTCATTATTAGAAAACAGTAAAAAAATTAAAGCTAACGACTTAATAGGTCTATATAGCTACGGTTCAGGAGCAGTCAGTGAATTTTTCACTATGAAGGTAGTTGAAGGATACGAAAAACACTTAAGTATAAAAGAAAATCAAAAGATGTTGGAAAATAGGGTTAAACTTAGTGTTAGTGAATATGAAGAAATGTTTTTTTCTAAAATAGAGCATGAAAAAGAAATAGAAAATAAAGAAGGAGAAGATGTATACCTAAAGGGTATATTTAACAATGAAAGAACATATGCTAGAAAAATTTAAAAAATACTATAACAAATCAAGAGAAGAAAGAATAGATATTTTAAAAGACTTAGGTTTATGTGAAGAGTCATATAAAGATCTTTTGAATACTAAAGTTATGGATAATAGTCTTGCAACAAGGCTAGTAGAAAATCAAATAAGTATACTAGGGCTACCATTGGGACTTGCAACAAACTTTGTAATTAACGGTAAAGAGTATGTAATACCTATGGCTATAGAAGAGCCATCAGTAATAGCAGCAGCTAGTAATGCAGCAAAAATACTTGGTAATATTACTTGTACATCATATGGCAGACAAACAATAGGACAAATTGCTCTATATGACGTAAAAAAAGATGAAAGTATAATATATGAGAATAAAGATAAAATACTTGCGATTGCAAATAGTACTAATTTAAAATTAGTAGAACTTGGTGCAGGAGCAAAAGATTTAAAGGTAGAAAAAAAAGGTGAGTTTACTATACTCTACCTTTATGTAGATACATTAGATGCAATGGGAGCAAATACTGTAGATACCATGCTAGAAGCAATAGCACCAATAGTAGAAGCAATGTTAGAAGCTAAAAAATTAATGAGTATATTATCAAACTATGCAACAAGTGCGTTAATTAGTGCAAGAGTGAAGTTAGAAGTAGAAAAAGAATTTGGTGATAGAATTAGTCTTGCTTGTAAGCTAGCAAATGTTGATGTGTACAGGGCTGTAACGAATAATAAGGGGATATTTAATGGAATAGATGCACTAGCTCTTGCAACTGGTAATGATACAAGAGCTATAGAAGCAGCAGGACATGCATATGCAACAAGAACAGGTAAGTATAGATCATTAACAAATTGGCATATGGAAGATAATATTTTAGTAGGTGAATTGACTATGCCAATGTCTATTGCAACATTTGGTGGGTCTATAGGGCTAAATCCAGCATCTAAGATTTCACTTGAAATACTTAATAATCCTAATGCGATAGAGTTAGCAAAAATAGCAGTAGCATTGGGACTAGCACAAAACTTTGCAGCATTAAGAGCTTTAGTTACAGAAGGTATACAAAAAGGACATATGAAGTTACAGGCAAATTCAGTTGCCATATTTGCTGGTGCAAATGATAGTGAAGTAGATATGGTAGTTGATCGTATGTTGAAAGCAAAAGAAATAAATATACAAAAAGCAAAAGAAATATTAGGAGATATTAGAAATGCAAGCAATAGCTAAGGTTATACTATTTGGTGAACATAGTGTAGTATATGGTAAAAAAGCATTAGCCATACCAATAAAGGAGCTAAAGTTAAGAGTAAAAAAACAAGAAGGAAAGTGTTATCAAGATGAGCATGTGGAATATATAAAGGGATTGGTAAATTTAAAGGGATACTTAAATGTACAGTCTAATATTCCAATATCACGAGGTCTTGGTTCATCAGCAGCACTGTCTATTGCAATAGCAAGATTAGCTGGTGCAGATGAGAAAATCATATCAACTTTAGCCGAAAAAAAAGCACATGGTAATCCAAGTGGTATAGATAGTGCCGTTATATCAACAGAAAAAGCATTGGTTTTTCAAAAAGGTAGAGAAAATATCTATATAGATAAAAAAATAGGTGCATATCTTCTAATTATGGATAGTGGTATACAGTCTAGTACAAAAGAGGCTGTTGAAAATGTAAAGAAATTAAATAGAATGGATTTAATAGATGAATTGGGAGATATTACAGAAAAAGCAATAGGTCACTTTATGCATGATAATGTATATAGTCTTGGGACTCTAATGAAAAAGGCACAAAATATCTTAGTTAAATTAAAATTAAGTAATGAAAAAATAGATAGGATAGTAAAAAAAGCCAATTACTATAGCCTAGGCTCTAAAATTACAGGTTCTGGTTTAGGTGGTTGTGTAATTTCCTTATTCACATCTAAAAAAAAGGCGAATAAGTTGAGAAAGAAAATAAAAAAAGAAGGAGTAGTGAATTCTTGGATAGTTTCAGTATAGCATTTATGAATATTGCAATGATAAAATATTGGTGCAAGGACAAGTATACACCATACCTTAGGCCATTAGTACCAAGTTTATCAATATTAGCAAAAAATATGTATACAAAGACAAAAATAGAAAAAAGTGACAAGGATATTTTTGTATTAAACGATGTAGTACAGGATGAGTTTGAGACAAAAAAAGTTTTTTCATTTGTAGATAAGGTTGTAAATAGGAAAGAAAAATTAAAGATAAGTAGTATAAATACCATGCCAACAGCAGCAGGACTTGCATCAAGTTCATCAGCTTATGCGGCATTAACTATGGAACTTAATAGATACTTTGATTTAAAGTTAACTAGAAATATGATGGCAAAAATATCAAGTCAAGGTTCAGGATCTTCTGCACGTTCTTTTTACAACATCTGTGCTTATACAAAAGATTGTAACATATATGAAGTTCCTACAAATTTAGACCTATTAATGCTTGCGATAATAGTGTCTAGTGAAAAGAAAAAGATAAGTAGTAGAGATGCTATGAATATATGCAAAAATACAAGTAGGGATATACGTAAATGGGAGAGAAAGAATAAGGTATATTTCTTAAATGCCAAAAAAGCGTTAAAAGAAAATGACTTTGATAGTTTAGGTATAAATATGGAAAAGAGTACGGAATTTATGCATAAGACCATGTTATCTTCAAAGCCAAGCTTTACATATTTAACTCCTAGATCAAAAGAGATAATATGGAAGATAAAAGAATTAAGAAAAAAAGGGCTTAATATATACTATACAACAGATGCAGGGCCTAATGTTAAGGTACTATTACAATCAAAAGATAAAGATAAAGTTATTAATATACTAAAAAGTATATTTAAAGAAAAGGTAGTAGAATGTTAGTTAAAGCTATGTCTAAGGTGTATATTGCAGGGGAATATGCAATATTAAAAAAAGATGCTTATGCAATTTTAGCACCAGTAAAAAAATATACGTATGTAGAAGTAGAAAAATCAGATAGGTTAATAGTTAATAGTAGCGTGGAAGATAAGGACGATTTACTTAAATACGCAAGAGAACAAGCCTTTGGATATGTAGGTAAGACTTGTACATTAAAGTATACTTACAAAACAGACCTATACTCAGGTGGTATGAAATTGGGACTTGGTTCTTCAGCTAGTGTTGTAGTTGTGACAATAAAGGCAATATTAGAATACTTTAAAGTACCTTATACAAAAGATAATCTATTTTTACTAAGTGTTAGAGCCTTAAAAAAAGCAGGGAGCAATGGATCTATGGGTGATGTTGCTTGTATATGTTTTGAAGATTTGATAAGGTATAAGAGGATAGATGAAGATGAAAATTATGAAATAAAGGCTATAAAACCAAGGGGTAATTTAAAAATTAATTTACTTCATGCAGGGATTAGTGCAAGCACTACAAAACAAGTACAAAAGGTAGAAAAATATTTTAACACAAAGGAATATATAGACTTTACAAATTTATCAAATAAGTATACTTTAGACTTAGAAAAAGCTATTACAACAGGTGATAGCCTAAGGGTTAAAGAGGACATATACAAATTAAGAAACAATTTAAAATATTTAGAACAATTTACTAATTTAACTATACATAGCAAAGTGTTAGAAGAATTAATAGGGGATAAAAAAGAGCGTAAAACTAGTGGAGCAGGTTTAGGAGATTTTGTAATAGAAGTGAGGTTAGATTATGATGAAAAAAGATCAACATATGAAGTATGCTTTGGAATGTGAGTATTTAGACTCTCTTAATTCGGTAAAATTACGTTATGTAAGTTTACCTAGTATTAATATACAAGATGTGGACATATCTACAAAATTCTGTGGTATGGATTTCAAGTATCCATTCTTTGTTAACGCTATGACAGGTGGTAGTAAAAAGGCAGATGAGATAAACAAAAGGTTAGAAAATATTTGCACTACACTACATATTTTTCTTTTCACAGGTTCATTTAGTCCAGCCTTAAAAGAAGATACTTTCTATTACCCTAAGAATATGGGAGTAAACATTGGTGCAGATAAGAAGTTAGATGATATGCAAATTGCAATAGAAAAAACAAATGCAAAAATACTACAAATACACTTAAATCCTATACAAGAATTTATGATGGAAAATGGAACAACTAATTTTAGTGATTGGTCAAATAATATTAAAGCAGCAATAGATAATATTTCTATCCCTTTGATTATAAAAGAAACAGGATTTGGGATGTCTAGCTATACTATAGAAAAATTACTTAAGTTAGGTGTTAAAACAATAGATATTAGCTCTAAGGGTGGAACAGATTTCTCATATATAGAAGACAGAAGAAGAAATACTAAAAGAGAATACCTATATGAGTTTGGATATACATTAAAGGAAAGTTTGTTAACATCTATACCATATATGGATAGATTAGAAGTAATAGCATCTGGTGGTATAAATAACCCTATGCAAATAGTAAAGTGTCTTGCTATGGGTGCAAAAGCTGTAGGTGTTACAGGCTTTATACTAAAACAATTAGAAGAAAAAAGTGATCATGAAATAATACGTATGTTACGTTCATGGATATCTGAAATACAGGCAATTATCTGTATGACAGACTCAAAAAAATTAGAAGAATTAAAAGGTAAATGGGAGGATAAAAAATGTTAAAACCTATGGGAGATAGAGTTTTAGTTATACAATTAGATTATGAAACAAAGACAAAAAGTGGAATAATATTAAACGATACTACTAAAACAGAAATTACAAAGGCAAAGGTTGTAGAAACAAGTAATGACAAAGAAAATATCAAAAAAGATGATATAGTATATTTTTCAAAGTACAAAGGTGAGGTCATAAAGTACGATGAAAAAGAATATATGTTGGTTGAAATAAAGGACATATTAGCAAAGGAGCAAAAGTAAATGAGCAAAATTATTAAATTTAATGAAACAGCAAGAGAAGCACTTAAAAAAGGAGTTAATACTTTAGTTGATTCAGTTAAGGTGACATTAGGGCCTAAAGGTAGAAATGTTGTACTAGATAGAGGTTTTGGAGCACCAATAATAACTAATGATGGGGTTACTATTGCAAGAGAAATTGAATTAGATGATCCTATTGAAAATATGGGGGCTCAAATTGTAAAAGAAGTTGCAACTAAAGCTAATGATATTGCAGGTGATGGAACAACAACAGCTACAGTATTAGCAGGGAGTATAATAAACCAAGGGTTAGAATTAGTATCAAATGGTAAAAACCCAGTTCTAATTAGAAAAGGTATAGAAAAAGCAGGACAAGAAGTAGTCAAAGAATTAAAAAAGATTGCAAGACCTGTTAAATCTGATAATGAAATAAAAAATGTTGCAACTGTATCTGCAAATAGTGAACACATAGGAGAATTAATACTAAAAGCTATAGAAAAAGTAGGAAAGACTGGTATATTAACAGTTGAAGAATCAAGATCACTTGAAACTACTTTAGAAATAGTAGAAGGTATGCAATTTGATAATGGTTATCTATCACCATATATGGTTACTGACACACAAAGAATGAGTGCAAATTTGGAAAATCCATACATACTACTAACTGATAAAAAGATTAATAGTATGAAAGAAATACTACCTGTACTAGAAAAAGTTGTAGAAACTTCAAAGCCATTGGTAATAGTAGCAGATGATATAGAAGCAGAAGTTGTTGCAACATTAGTGGTTAATAAGATAAGAGGTTCTATTAACGTAATAGCAGTAAAAGCACCAGCATTTGGTCAAAGAAGAAAAGATATGCTAGAAGATATAGCTATACTAACAGGTGCACAAGTAATATCTGAAGATAAGTCTATGAAATTAGAAGATGCAACTTTAGATGATTTAGGTCAAGCCAAAAATGTTACCATAACTAAAGAAAAAACAACTATAGTCGATGGTAAGGGATACAAGGAAGAAATAAAGGCAAGACAAGAACAATTGAAGAATTTAATAAAAGAAACAAAGTCAGACTATGAAAAAGAAAAATTACAAGAAAGATTAGGTAAGATATCTGATGGAATAGGAGTAATAAGGGTAGGTGCTGCAACTGAAACTGAAATGAAAGAAATGAAAATGCGTATAGAAGATGCACTATCTGCTACAAAAGCTGCAATAGAAGAAGGAGTAGTAATAGGTGGTGGAGTAGTACTAGCAAAGATTTCTAATTTAATTTCAAACTTAGACCTAGGTGGAGAAGAAAATTTAGGAGTAAGTATAGTAAGAAATGCATTAAATGAACCTTTAAAACAAATAGTAATAAATGCAGGATTAGATGCAGAAGAAGTATTAGAAAAAGTAATTAATGGTGGAGAAAATATAGGGTTTGATGCTTCAAATGAAGAATATGTAGATATGATAGAAAAAGGTATATTAGATCCAGCCAAAGTAACAAGAGCAGCAATACAAAATGCCGTGTCTGCAGGTTCGGTATTCATAACTACAGAAGTAGCAATTGCAGATGTAAAAACTGAAGAAAAAAATAATGTAATGGGGTAGAACATGAAAATTTCAAGTAGAGTAAAAAATATGCAATATTCTCCAGTGAGAAAATTAGTTCCATTAGCAGATAAAGCTAGAAAAGAAGGTGTTACTGTATATGGATTTCATATAGGGCAGCCAGATGTAAAAACGCCTGATTCATTCTTTAATGGAGTAGCAAATTATCAAGAAAAAATAGTTAAATATACTAATTCACAAGGATTACCAGAACTATTAGATGCATTTTATGAATCTTATGCTAAAAGTGGTATTAATATACAAAGAGATGATATAGTAATAACTAATGGTGGGAGTGAAGCATTACAATTTGCAATAACTGTAATATGTAACGAGTCAGATGAAGTGCTAGTGCCTGAGCCATATTACTCAAATTATGATAGTTTCTTAAGAATAGCAGATGCTAAATTAGTTCCTATAGAAACTAAATTGGAAGATGGATATAGATTACCCAAAAAAGGTGAAATAACAAAGTTAATAAATTCAAAAACACGTGCTATACTTTTTTCTAATCCATGCAATCCAACAGGTGTAGTATTAAATGATGAAGAAATAGAAATGTTAAAGCAAATTGCTCTAGAATACGATTTATACTTGATATCTGATGAGGTATACAAGCAATTTATCTATGATAAATCATGTAAATTCACATCAATTATGAATGTAGAGGGGATAGAGGATAGAGCTATACTAGTAGATAGTATATCTAAACACTATAGTGCTTGTGGTGCTAGAATAGGTGTAGTTGCTTCAAGAAATAAGGAGTTTATGGCAGAAGTTCTAAAGTTATGCCAAGCAAGATTATCTGTTTCTACAATAGAACAGTATGCAACTACAAGTCTACTTAGTGGAATAGACTTATACATGAATGATGTTAGGAAGGAATATAGAAAAAGAAGGGATACCATGTGCTCTATTTTAAATAAAATAGAGGGTGTAAGTGTATGTAAACCAGATAGTGCTTTCTATGTTCTGGTAAAATTACCAGTTGATGATATAGAAAAGTTTGCTAAATGGTTACTAGAAGAGTTCAGATACAAAAATCAGACATTGATGTTTGCAACAGGGCCTGGATTTTATTCTAGAGAACATCACGATAAAGGTATACAAGAAGCAAGATTTTCATTTTGCTCATATAATCCAGATGAGATTATACGAGGAATTGATGTACTAAAACAAGCGTTAAAGGAATATAAAGGAAGAATATGAGAAG
It encodes:
- a CDS encoding pyridoxal phosphate-dependent aminotransferase, which codes for MKISSRVKNMQYSPVRKLVPLADKARKEGVTVYGFHIGQPDVKTPDSFFNGVANYQEKIVKYTNSQGLPELLDAFYESYAKSGINIQRDDIVITNGGSEALQFAITVICNESDEVLVPEPYYSNYDSFLRIADAKLVPIETKLEDGYRLPKKGEITKLINSKTRAILFSNPCNPTGVVLNDEEIEMLKQIALEYDLYLISDEVYKQFIYDKSCKFTSIMNVEGIEDRAILVDSISKHYSACGARIGVVASRNKEFMAEVLKLCQARLSVSTIEQYATTSLLSGIDLYMNDVRKEYRKRRDTMCSILNKIEGVSVCKPDSAFYVLVKLPVDDIEKFAKWLLEEFRYKNQTLMFATGPGFYSREHHDKGIQEARFSFCSYNPDEIIRGIDVLKQALKEYKGRI